The following coding sequences lie in one Carbonactinospora thermoautotrophica genomic window:
- the mobC gene encoding plasmid mobilization relaxosome protein MobC, which produces MDGGPAERRRRGGRPLAVEGKRRTRGITVRLTDEEYAAWERAATSAGYRQTAAWVRDVVAAALEGRALVRGVGLPREVLLFVAELRHLGNEIIREGNNLNQVARFMNATDGEVPKYAARLLPLVRRNQEMVLDLLERIRAAAGSMPDSAGPDR; this is translated from the coding sequence GTGGATGGCGGACCGGCGGAGCGGCGGCGCCGGGGCGGCCGGCCGCTGGCGGTGGAGGGGAAGCGGCGAACGCGCGGCATCACAGTCCGCCTGACGGATGAGGAGTACGCCGCGTGGGAGCGGGCGGCGACCTCGGCCGGCTACCGGCAGACCGCAGCGTGGGTGCGCGATGTGGTCGCCGCCGCGTTAGAGGGCCGCGCTCTGGTACGCGGGGTGGGGTTGCCGCGCGAGGTCCTGCTGTTTGTGGCAGAGTTGCGGCACCTGGGCAACGAGATCATCCGCGAGGGGAACAACCTCAACCAGGTGGCGCGGTTCATGAACGCCACCGATGGTGAGGTGCCTAAGTACGCGGCTCGATTGCTGCCGCTGGTGCGGCGTAACCAGGAGATGGTCTTGGATCTGCTGGAGCGGATCCGGGCCGCAGCAGGAAGCATGCCGGACAGCGCCGGGCCGGACCGATGA